In Sander vitreus isolate 19-12246 chromosome 7, sanVit1, whole genome shotgun sequence, a genomic segment contains:
- the casz1 gene encoding zinc finger protein castor homolog 1 isoform X8 translates to MPCFVERILPGQEGEVRQSAEGGLLPAERSLCTETTSGKPKMAAKRKGGLKLNAICAKLSRQVVFDSSSQNAEGDQSVAENSERGSSHYDDTETNFPESLNLGQSLEEDQKRREAIEKWVNGEYGDEPPAPDDEQEHELKVSNGEDDPPEGVYMVQPTGFSDDEDNAEEGEPMAASQEDSYHEDKEAEVRPSKDNTYMPPREAQSRQAPFSSTGEASALRDYAANTMNEFLGMFGYDDQQVRDELTKKISFEKLKAATSDPSSLSSEEASRRARFSKYEEYIRKLKAGETLPWPMHASPPKPEDLNPKLAQDKSATMLQTSGCLPGAEIQIYPPSLDHKQPGGPQLSTSQPPNPSHIQNMASRASKYDFFIQKLKMGESLQQQNGNAYKRPSKYDLENVKFLHLFKPGEGNPDMGGAIAFKTCKVGRPSKYDIRTIQKLMPGNPEASLMPNVLATAPGNPGAPGVPTVSTAGASIAPGLTIDQTGHLSFNAADYLKSSFSKTDSITTGTVSSVKNGLPPDKPASDDINLYQKYIARFSGSQHCGHVHCAYQYREHYHCMDPECNYQRFTSKQDVIRHYNMHKKRDNSLQHGFMRFSPLDDCSVYYHGCHLNGKSTHYHCMQVGCSKVYTSTSDVMTHENFHKKNAQLINDGFQRFRATEDCGTVGCQFYGQKTTHFHCRRPGCTFTFKNKCDIEKHKSYHIKDDAYAKDGFKKFYKYEECKYEGCVYSKATNHFHCIRSGCGFTFTSTSQMTSHKRKHERRHIRSSGVMGLSSAYLAPKDEPEESSNDDLMDFSTISSKNSSLSASPTTQQSTTVSHLLATPTTAVSSSSTSVHTLKPTSSLPSAGQRMSSLLSQALPSNMPVALALSNNAMAASNPFFPLIPRMPLQPPPPAASLISAISSGAHSMPTDSLTQGCSTLGADGAMASTPTSFATSSIMEKISASKGLISPMMARLAAAALKPSNNQNTGNGQPASASQFNLVQVKQEPMDINSGASQDSTQEHSLDLSKKDHSNESNGHPVPGNTSLLSSLMNKMSQVNPALFSAMNLKTELEASQGSNSSEAAQYLNRVLKRPLPEKPTEIWRTYLRRFDTDDFCEAQCDFLQKVHFHCLVEDCGALFSTVDGAIKHANFHLRATLKVKSEPQFGEGKDSSEGALLQPAAPVSMANNPSMDVAHLTSSGGYSSPPPSLLAWKQLTGSIPQMSDSMPNLPANSPLATTSLENAKPQVKPGFLQFQENDPCLATDCKYSNKFHFHCLFGNCKYVCKTSGKAESHCLDHINPSNNLVNVRDQFSYYSLQCLCPNQHCEFRMRGHYHCLRPGCYFVTNITTKLPWHVKKHEKADRRAANGFKYFTKREECGRLGCKYNQVNSHFHCIRDGCQFSFLLKHQMTSHARKHMRRMLGKNFDRVPSQVMPLGQRADASSMIGTHPGMNSSFSSTIMEETDDYMDYMGGGGSPLGLSSESSNQDRSCTSTPVGNDGSPAGNTISIPTATGAKKRFWIIEDMSPFGKRRKTASSRKMLDEGMMLEGFRRYDLYENCKDSGCQFSLKVTHYHCTRENCGYKFCGRTHMYKHAQHHDRVDNLVLDDFKRFKSSLSCNFPDCQFSGNSTHFHCLRCGFRCTDSTKVTAHRKHHGKQDVISAAGFCQFSSSVDCEVPDCKYKLKCSHFHCTFPECKHTVVGMSQMDSHKRKHEKQERGELPSVSPKQEGMHHLGGSVSAVSSASMGLSTSSPSGLYGLSRSIDSSAPSMLYPTDGIGSEYNHLYPQSSISLDGSLNLGTDTSSSLFFLKNAAGLGLSDSLDLSKKMHHDTARSSHNPATQLGLPAAQDDTTGTSGEAEDDLSPEEEVQAEEEEEEEEEEDEEEADLNSDSNDDSMAEPDGEKDNGESFDASVNHTDSSRLEKQDVDP, encoded by the exons CTGAAAGGAGTTTATGCACTGAAACGACCTCAGGAAAACCCAAGATGGCCGCCAAAAGGAAAGGTGGCTTAAAACTCAATGCTATCTGTGCCAAGCTGAGCCGCCAGGTGGTGTTCGACAGTAGTTCCCAGAATGCAGAGGGAGACCAGAGTGTAGCAGAAAACAGTGAGCGTGGCAGTTCTCACTACGATGACACTGAGACCAACTTCCCAGAGAGCCTTAACCTCGGTCAGAGCCTAGAGGAGGACCAGAAGAGACGCGAGGCCATTGAGAAGTGGGTCAACGGCGAGTACGGCGATGAACCGCCAGCTCCCGACGATGAACAGGAGCATGAACTCAAAGTCAGCAATGGCGAAGATGACCCTCCTGAGGGCGTGTACATGGTACAGCCCACAGGCTTCAGCGATGACGAAGACAATGCAGAGGAGGGCGAGCCAATGGCAGCCTCTCAGGAGGACAGTTACCATGAAGACAAAGAAGCTGAAGTCAGGCCTTCAAAAGACAACACGTACATGCCACCAAGGGAGGCCCAAAGTCGTCAAGCACCTTTCTCCTCTACAG GAGAAGCATCTGCCCTGCGAGACTATGCAGCCAACACCATGAATGAATTTTTGGGAATGTTTGGTTATGATGACCAGCAGGTAAGGGATGAGCTGACCAAGAAGATCAGCTTTGAGAAGCTCAAAGCTGCTACCTCAGACCCCTCATCCCTCAGCAGTGAGGAGGCCTCACGGCGTGCTCGCTTCTCCAAGTACGAAGAGTACATTCGCAAGCTAAAAGCCGGGGAGACCCTACCTTGGCCCATGCATGCTTCCCCACCCAAACCAGAGGACCTCAACCCAAAACTGGCCCAAGACAAGAGTGCTACCATGCTCCAGACGTCTGGGTGCCTCCCAGGAGCCGAGATACAGATCTATCCTCCCAGCCTGGACCACAAACAGCCAGGAGGACCTCAGCTGAGCACTTCTCAGCCACCAAATCCTTCTCACATCCAGAACATGGCATCCCGAGCCTCCAAGTATGACTTCTTTATTCAGAAGTTGAAGATGGGTGAGAGTCTACAGCAGCAGAATGGTAATGCTTACAAGCGACCCTCCAAGTACGACCTGGAGAACGTCAAGTTTCTGCACCTCTTCAAGCCTGGTGAGGGCAACCCTGACATGGGCGGTGCCATCGCCTTTAAGACTTGCAAAGTGGGCCGCCCGTCGAAGTATGACATCAGAACAATTCAGAAGCTAATGCCAGGAAATCCCGAGGCCTCACTGATGCCCAATGTCCTCGCTACAGCACCAGGAAACCCGGGAGCTCCTGGTGTCCCCACTGTGAGCACAGCTGGGGCCAGCATCGCCCCAGGGCTGACAATAGACCAGACAGGACACTTAAGCTTCAACGCCGCTGACTACCTGAAGTCCAGCTTTTCCAAGACTGACTCCATCACCACGGGCACTGTGTCCTCCGTTAA GAATGGCCTGCCACCAGATAAACCCGCCAGCGACGACATCAACCTCTACCAGAAATATATTGCCAG ATTCTCTGGAAGTCAACACTGTGGACACGTGCACTGTGCCTACCAGTACAGAGAGCATTACCACTGCATGGACCCTGAGTGTAACTACCAG AGGTTTACCAGTAAGCAGGATGTAATCAGGCACTACAACATGCACAAGAAGAGGGACAACTCTCTTCAGCATGGCTTCATGCGCTTCAGCCCTCTGGACGACTGCAGTGTCTACTACCATGGCTGCCACCTCAATGGAAAAAGCACCCATTACCACTGCATGCAG GTGGGCTGCAGCAAGGTGTACACTAGCACCTCAGACGTCATGACTCATGAAAACTTCCATAAAAAGAATGCCCAGCTGATCAACGATGGCTTCCAGAGATTTCGTGCCACTGAGGACTGTGGCACAGTCGGGTGTCAATTCTATGGGCAGAAGACTACACACTTTCACTGCAG GCGCCCAGGATGCACATTCACCTTTAAGAACAAGTGTGACATTGAGAAGCACAAGAGCTACCACATCAAGGATGATGCCTATGCCAAAGATGGCTTTAAGAAGTTCTATAAGTATGAGGAGTGCAAGTACGAGGGCTGCGTGTACAGCAAAGCTACAAACCACTTCCACTGCATCCGCTCAGGATGTGGCTTCACCTTTACCTCCACTAGCCAGATGACCTCCCACAAGCGCAAACACGAGCGCCGGCACATCCGCTCCTCTGGAGTCATGGGCCTCTCTTCCGCCTACCTGGCGCCAAAGGATGAGCCAGAGGAATCGAGCAACGATGACCTGATGGACTTCTCGACCATCAGCAGCAAGAACTCCAGCCTGAGTGCCTCACCTACGACCCAGCAGTCCACCACTGTATCGCACCTGTTGGCCACGCCTACCACtgctgtctcctcctcctctacatCGGTCCACACCCTCAAACCCACATCCTCGCTGCCCAGTGCAGGCCAGCGAATGTCCAGTCTGCTGTCCCAGGCCCTGCCTAGCAACATGCCCGTGGCCCTTGCTCTTTCTAACAATGCCATGGCCGCCTCCAACCCGTTCTTCCCCCTAATACCCAGGATGCCTCTCCAACCACCTCCGCCAGCCGCTAGCCTGATATCTGCTATATCTTCCGGGGCCCACTCCATGCCCACCGACTCACTGACCCAAGGTTGCTCCACATTGGGTGCAGATGGAGCCATGGCCTCTACCCCAACGTCCTTCGCCACCTCCTCCATCATGGAGAAGATCTCGGCAAGCAAAGGTCTGATATCACCCATGATGGCCAGACTGGCAGCTGCTGCCCTGAAGCCCTCCAACAACCAAAACACAG GGAATGGGCAGCCGGCTTCAGCCAGCCAGTTCAATCTGGTTCAAGTGAAGCAGGAGCCAATGGATATCAACTCTGGGGCCTCCCAAGACTCCACGCAGGAGCACAGCCTGGACCTGAGCAAGAAAGATCACAG TAATGAATCAAACGGACACCCTGTACCAGGGAATACATCTCTTTTATCCTCGCTTATGAATAAG ATGTCACAGGTGAACCCTGCCCTGTTCAGCGCCATGAACCTGAAGACAGAGCTGGAGGCAAGCCAGGGCAGCAACAGCTCGGAGGCAGCACAATATCTGAACAGAGTGCTCAAGAGGCCCCTGCCAGAAAAACCCACTGAGATCTGGAGGACATACCTCCGCAG GTTTGACACAGATGACTTCTGTGAGGCTCAGTGCGACTTCCTTCAGAAAGTGCACTTTCACTGCCTGGTAGAGGACTGTGGTGCACTCTTCAGCACTGTGGATGGGGCCATAAAACATGCTAA CTTCCACCTCCGGGCCACCTTGAAAGTGAAGTCTGAGCCTCAGTTTGGTGAGGGCAAGGACTCCAGTGAGGGAGCCTTGCTGCAGCCTGCTGCCCCCGTCTCTATGGCTAACAATCCCTCTATGGATGTGGCCCACCTCACCTCCTCTGGTGGCTAcagctctcctcctccctccctgctGGCCTGGAAGCAGCTGACCGGCAGCATCCCTCAGATGTCGGACTCGATGCCCAACCTGCCGGCCAACTCCCCTCTGGCCACTACCTCTCTGGAGAATGCTAAACCTCAAGTCAAACCTGGTTTCCTGCAGTTTCAGGAAAA TGATCCCTGTTTGGCTACTGACTGTAAGTACTCAAACAAGTTCCACTTCCACTGCTTGTTTGGAAATTGCAAGTATGTGTGCAAGACGTCTGGCAAGGCCGAGTCCCACTGTTTGGACCACATCAACCCCAGCAACAACCTGGTCAACGTCCGTGACCAGTTTTCCTACTACTCTCTCCAGTGTCTCTGTCCCAACCAG CACTGCGAGTTCAGAATGAGGGGCCACTATCACTGTCTGCGGCCTGGCTGCTACTTTGTCACTAACATCACCACCAAGCTGCCATGGCACGTCAAGAAGCACGAGAAGGCAGATCGCCGTGCCGCCAATGGCTTCAAATATTTCACCAAGAGGGAGGAGTGTGGGAGGCTGG GTTGTAAGTATAACCAAGTCAACAGCCACTTCCACTGCATCCGTGACGGTTGCCAGTTCTCCTTCCTGCTCAAGCACCAGATGACCTCACATGCTCGCAAACACATGAGGCGGATGCTGGGGAAGAATTTTGACAGAGTCCCGTCCcag GTGATGCCACTTGGACAGAGGGCAGATGCATCCAGCATGATAGGGACCCATCCTGGTATGAACTCCAGCTTCTCCTCCACCATCATGGAGGAGACTGATGATTACATGGACTACATGGGAGGAGGGGGCAGCCCCTTGGGCCTCTCCTCCGAGTCTTCCAACCAGGACCGGAGCTGCACCAGCACACCTGTAGGCAACGATGGTTCTCCAGCAG GCAACACCATTTCCATTCCCACGGCCACTGGTGCAAAGAAGCGCTTCTGGATCATCGAGGACATGTCACCATTCGGCAAGCGCCGCAAGACTGCATCATCACGTAAGATGCTGGATGAGGGGATGATGCTGGAGGGCTTCAGGCGCTATGACCTCTACGAGAACTGCAAGGATTCAGGCTGCCAGTTTTCTCTGAAGGTGACCCACTACCACTGCACACGTGAGAACTGTGGCTACAAGTTCTGCGGCCGCACCCACATGTACAAGCATGCGCAGCACCACGACCGCGTGGACAACCTGGTCCTGGACGACTTCAAGCGCTTCAAATCGTCACTCAGCTGCAACTTCCCTGACTGCCAGTTTTCGGGCAACAGCACCCACTTCCACTGTCTGCGCTGCGGCTTCCGCTGCACCGACAGCACCAAGGTGACGGCCCACCGCAAACACCACGGCAAGCAAGATGTGATCAGCGCTGCTGGCTTCTGCCAGTTCAGCTCCAGTGTTGATTGCGAGGTTCCCGACTGCAAATATAAGCTCAAGTGCTCGCACTTCCACTGCACCTTCCCTGAGTGTAAGCACACAGTGGTGGGCATGTCCCAGATGGACTCCCACAAGAGAAAGCACGAGAAGCAGGAGCGGGGTGAGCTGCCGTCTGTGTCACCCAAACAGGAAGGGATGCACCACCTGGGAGGAAGTGTGTCTGCGGTCTCTTCCGCCTCTATGGGTCTTTCTACTTCCTCACCTAGTGGCCTCTACGGGTTGTCCCGCAGCATTGACAGCAGTGCTCCCTCCATGCTCTACCCAACAGATGGCATCGGGTCCGAGTATAACCACCTGTACCCACAGTCCTCCATCAGCCTGGACGGCTCCCTCAACCTGGGCACCGACACCAGCAGCTCCCTGTTCTTCCTGAAGAATGCAGCCGGTCTGGGACTCAGCGACTCACTGGACCTCAGCAAGAAAATGCACCACGACACAGCGCGATCTAGCCACAACCCGGCAACCCAGCTGGGTCTGCCAGCAGCTCAGGACGACACCACAGGAACATCTGGAGAGGCTGAAGATGACCTGTCGCCAGAGGAGGAGGTgcaggcagaggaggaggaagaagaagaggaggaggaagacgaggaggaaGCAGACCTTAACAGTGACTCGAATGATGATTCAATGGCGGAGCCTGATGGTGAAAAGGACAATGGCGAGAGTTTTGATGCTTCCGTTAACCACACTGATTCTTCCCGACTGGAAAAGCAAGACGTTGacccataa